In Microbacterium terrisoli, the genomic stretch CTAACGTCGATGGCATGCAGATCACATCCACCGAAATGGGGCTCGCCGCCCGCGTGCAGGGACTGACCAAGACGTACGGCAGCGGTGCGGGGCGCATACAGGCACTGGACGGGGTGACCGTCGGAATCCGGCGCGGCGAATTCACCGCGATCATGGGCCCGTCCGGTTCGGGCAAGTCGACGCTGATGCACATCATGGCGGGGCTGGATGCCGCCACCGACGGGCGCGCGTGGGTCGGCGACACCGAGATCACCGGTCTGGGCGACGTCGAGCTGACCGTGCTGCGCCGTCGTCGCATCGGGTTCGTGTTCCAGGCGTTCAACCTCGTACCGACCCTGGACGTGATCGGCAACATCCGGCTGCCGATCGATCTGGACGGGCGTGCCCCGTCGGCCTTGGAGCGGTCGCGCATCGACGGCCTGATCGACTCGCTGGGGCTTGCCGACAGACTCACGCACCGTCCGCACGAACTCAGCGGCGGCCAGCAGCAGCGGGTCGCGATCGCCCGGGCGCTGGCCACGGCACCCGACCTGGTCTTCGCCGATGAGCCCACGGGCAACCTCGACTCGCGCTCGAGCCGCGAGGTGCTCGGGCTGCTGCGCGCGGCCAGCACCGAGCACGGGCAGTCGATCGCGATGGTCACCCACGACCCGGTGGCCGCCGCCCACGCCGACCGGGTGCTGTTCCTCGGCGATGGGCGCATCGTGGCTGACAAGCCCCGCCAGAGCGCCGAAGAGATCTCGAGCTACATGCTGTCGGCCGAGCTGGGCCAGCAGTCGCACCCCCACACCCCAGACACCCGGAATGCTGCAGCATCGCCCCTCGCTTCAGCCGAGGAGGTGCCGGCGTGAGCGCCCGCGGCGTGACCGGGGGCCAGGACCGGCACTGGCTGCGCGAACGGGGGATGGGTGCCAGCATCCTGGTCTCGGCGATCTCAACCGCGTTCTCCGTGATCCTGGTGGCCGCCACCGGCTACATCGCCGCCATGCTGCGGGCCGATCCGTACATCGGCGGCAGCGGGACGCTGGCCTTCGTGCTGAGCTTCCTGACCCTCATCCTGGTCGGGGTGGCCGTGTATGTGGC encodes the following:
- a CDS encoding ABC transporter ATP-binding protein; this translates as MQITSTEMGLAARVQGLTKTYGSGAGRIQALDGVTVGIRRGEFTAIMGPSGSGKSTLMHIMAGLDAATDGRAWVGDTEITGLGDVELTVLRRRRIGFVFQAFNLVPTLDVIGNIRLPIDLDGRAPSALERSRIDGLIDSLGLADRLTHRPHELSGGQQQRVAIARALATAPDLVFADEPTGNLDSRSSREVLGLLRAASTEHGQSIAMVTHDPVAAAHADRVLFLGDGRIVADKPRQSAEEISSYMLSAELGQQSHPHTPDTRNAAASPLASAEEVPA